In a single window of the Pseudomonas entomophila genome:
- the sohB gene encoding protease SohB: MEFLAEYASFLAKTATLVIAMLVVLSAIAGLRGKGKRKPGGQLQVTRLNEFYKELRERLESGLLDKAQLKALRKQQAKAEKQQKKKPEDKRRVFVLDFDGDIKASATESLRNEITALLTLATPQDEVVLRLESGGGLVHSYGLAASQLARIREAGIPLTICIDKVAASGGYMMACIGEKIVSAPFAVLGSIGVVAQMPNVNRLLKKHDIDFEVLTAGEYKRTLTVFGENTDKGREKFQEDLDITHQLFKDFVARYRPQLHIDEVATGEVWLGIAALNRQLVDELGTSDEYLSQRAREANLFHLRFAERKTLQERIGVAASGAVENTLVGLWSKLGRLR, from the coding sequence GTGGAGTTTCTTGCCGAATACGCAAGCTTTCTCGCCAAAACCGCCACGCTGGTGATCGCCATGCTGGTCGTACTGTCGGCCATCGCCGGGCTGCGCGGCAAGGGTAAGCGCAAGCCGGGCGGGCAGTTGCAGGTCACTCGTCTCAACGAGTTCTACAAGGAACTGCGCGAGCGCCTGGAGTCGGGCCTGCTCGACAAGGCCCAGCTCAAGGCCCTGCGCAAGCAGCAGGCCAAGGCGGAAAAACAGCAGAAGAAAAAGCCCGAGGACAAGCGCCGGGTGTTCGTTCTCGATTTCGATGGCGACATCAAGGCATCGGCCACCGAGAGCCTGCGCAATGAAATCACCGCGTTGCTCACCCTGGCTACCCCGCAGGATGAAGTGGTGTTGCGTCTCGAGAGTGGCGGTGGACTGGTGCACAGTTATGGCTTGGCAGCCTCGCAGTTGGCGCGCATCCGTGAGGCCGGTATTCCGTTGACCATCTGCATCGACAAGGTGGCGGCCAGCGGCGGTTACATGATGGCCTGCATCGGCGAGAAGATCGTCAGCGCCCCCTTCGCGGTGCTGGGCTCGATCGGTGTGGTGGCGCAGATGCCCAACGTCAACCGCCTGCTGAAAAAGCACGACATCGATTTCGAGGTGCTCACGGCGGGTGAGTACAAGCGCACCCTGACCGTATTCGGCGAAAACACCGACAAGGGGCGAGAGAAATTCCAGGAAGACCTAGACATCACTCACCAACTGTTCAAGGACTTCGTTGCCCGCTACCGCCCACAGTTGCATATCGACGAAGTGGCCACTGGTGAAGTGTGGCTGGGTATCGCCGCGTTGAATCGCCAGTTGGTTGACGAGTTGGGCACCAGTGACGAGTACCTGAGCCAGCGTGCCCGCGAGGCCAACCTGTTCCACTTGCGCTTTGCGGAGCGCAAGACCTTGCAGGAGCGCATTGGTGTAGCGGCCAGTGGCGCGGTGGAGAATACTCTGGTCGGTTTGTGGAGCAAACTCGGGCGTTTGCGCTAA
- a CDS encoding acyltransferase family protein: MKGNKLAYRPDIDGLRALAVFLVLLFHFELGVSGGFIGVDVFFVISGYLITEVIRNAIKNERFSFIDFYVRRLLRLHPALIVTVLLSLLFGYLIMDPAAFKALAESSKYSLLSASNFYFWLNQGYFDASAQTQPLLHTWSLGAEWQFYVAWPFVVWGALKLSDRFLIGLLVILTLLSLAASQVILDHDSSAAYFMMPFRVFELSIGALLVFISHHRLGAKVESSLALIGMLAIVASALLLDPGSPFPGVRALVPCLGAAACIYAGRSSTASILRTWPLVKLGLISYSVYLVHWPLAVFYKYYVFRPISWPEKTGLLVASILLGYLMYRLVETVFMRKDLWVKPVGLITVTSSVAALAYLAHMVVIGNGMKDRVPADYLVFADDPANFHATHYGGTGFALDTTIGDAGGKLIAIVAGDSFALQYASGLDKHLKATGEKVLGVFQHGCLLSGEYTRLLNNVPRQDCRDAYRSAMAKLDNNNLPFVFAQSWEGYKGMIANAQGERINTSNDAEYNRVIIDMLERLRADIGNRPLLIVGTQPYFSMENSAASCLLRPQFVYQGCQNALEYPVDLSYSHAFNSKLKEFSAAHPNTYYVDPADHLCKDGVCSAALKGEILYSDAVHLSIDGSLLASESIVQSLHKIQE, translated from the coding sequence ATGAAAGGCAACAAGCTGGCGTACAGACCAGACATAGACGGGCTGCGCGCCCTGGCAGTATTCCTTGTACTGCTGTTTCACTTCGAACTTGGGGTAAGCGGTGGTTTCATCGGTGTTGACGTTTTCTTCGTGATTTCGGGTTATCTGATTACCGAAGTCATTCGTAACGCCATCAAGAATGAGCGCTTTTCCTTCATCGACTTCTATGTCAGGCGCTTGCTGCGCTTGCACCCCGCACTCATTGTCACCGTACTGCTTTCATTGCTGTTCGGGTATCTGATCATGGACCCGGCTGCGTTCAAGGCCCTGGCGGAGTCATCAAAGTACTCGTTGCTTTCCGCGTCCAATTTTTACTTCTGGCTGAACCAGGGGTATTTCGATGCCTCGGCACAAACCCAGCCCCTGCTTCACACTTGGTCTCTCGGCGCCGAGTGGCAGTTCTATGTCGCGTGGCCATTTGTTGTATGGGGTGCCCTGAAACTATCTGACCGTTTTCTTATCGGTTTACTGGTAATACTCACGCTGCTCTCCTTGGCTGCCTCCCAGGTCATACTTGACCACGACTCCTCTGCGGCCTATTTCATGATGCCCTTCCGTGTGTTCGAGTTGTCGATCGGGGCGCTACTGGTCTTCATCAGCCACCATCGGCTTGGTGCAAAAGTTGAATCCAGCCTTGCGCTTATCGGTATGCTTGCCATTGTGGCATCGGCGCTATTGCTTGATCCGGGCTCTCCTTTCCCAGGCGTTCGCGCGCTGGTGCCATGCCTCGGTGCCGCGGCCTGCATCTATGCTGGCAGGTCATCGACAGCCAGCATCTTGCGGACCTGGCCACTGGTGAAGCTGGGCCTGATTTCATACTCCGTTTACCTTGTCCATTGGCCACTTGCCGTCTTCTACAAATACTACGTCTTCCGCCCTATCAGCTGGCCAGAAAAAACTGGGCTGCTCGTCGCATCCATCCTCTTGGGCTACCTGATGTACCGTCTGGTAGAAACGGTCTTTATGCGCAAAGACCTCTGGGTGAAACCAGTAGGTTTGATTACAGTCACCTCCAGCGTGGCCGCGCTCGCCTACCTCGCGCATATGGTCGTCATAGGCAACGGGATGAAAGACAGGGTGCCTGCGGACTATCTGGTGTTCGCCGACGACCCGGCGAATTTCCATGCTACCCATTACGGCGGGACCGGTTTTGCGCTGGATACAACGATAGGAGACGCGGGCGGCAAGCTCATCGCCATCGTTGCCGGCGACAGTTTTGCGCTGCAGTACGCCAGCGGCCTGGACAAGCACCTCAAGGCGACAGGCGAGAAAGTCCTCGGCGTGTTCCAGCATGGTTGCTTGCTGTCGGGTGAGTACACGCGCCTTCTCAATAATGTGCCGAGGCAGGACTGCCGGGATGCTTACCGCAGCGCCATGGCTAAACTTGACAACAATAACCTGCCCTTTGTCTTCGCGCAGAGCTGGGAGGGTTACAAGGGTATGATTGCCAATGCCCAGGGCGAACGCATCAATACGTCGAACGATGCGGAGTACAACCGCGTAATCATTGATATGCTCGAACGACTACGCGCTGACATCGGCAATAGGCCTTTGCTCATCGTTGGCACTCAGCCTTACTTCTCGATGGAAAACTCTGCGGCCTCTTGCCTGTTAAGACCTCAATTCGTCTATCAGGGTTGTCAGAATGCCCTTGAATATCCGGTTGACCTGTCCTATTCACACGCATTTAACAGCAAGTTAAAAGAGTTTTCAGCCGCTCACCCCAACACTTACTATGTAGATCCAGCTGATCACCTATGCAAAGATGGAGTCTGCAGCGCCGCCCTTAAAGGTGAGATCCTGTACTCCGATGCCGTCCACCTGTCTATTGATGGTTCACTCCTGGCGTCCGAGTCAATAGTCCAGAGCCTCCACAAGATACAAGAGTAA